Proteins from one Streptomyces roseifaciens genomic window:
- a CDS encoding LacI family DNA-binding transcriptional regulator encodes MANIKDVAERAGVSVATVSRVLNGRSPVAETRERVLAAVAELGYRPNVVARALRTARTRTLGLVISDLRNPFFTELADAVEQEARRLGYSLIIGNAGESPEQQDDHIRTLLDRRIDGLLVSSAGTGSAMLGEAVAAGTPLVLLDREVPGVAAPCVRAEGRAALTELAAHLAALGRRRPAVIVAPAGTPVGDERLESFRTALAAHGIPLPPERIGSSPDLRPEGGRQVMRRLLDLAEPPDAVLATDNLMALGALDEVRARGLRVPSDVALVAFDDVAWFAHLDPPLTAVAQPTRELGRAAVHTLLERIEGREAPSVLLPAHLVRRRSCGEPPTD; translated from the coding sequence ATGGCGAACATCAAGGACGTCGCCGAGCGGGCCGGCGTCTCCGTCGCCACCGTCTCCCGCGTCCTCAACGGCCGCTCGCCCGTGGCCGAGACCCGCGAGCGCGTGCTGGCCGCCGTGGCCGAGCTGGGCTACCGGCCCAACGTCGTCGCCCGCGCCCTGCGCACCGCCCGGACCCGTACGCTCGGGCTGGTCATCAGCGACCTGCGCAACCCCTTCTTCACCGAACTGGCCGACGCGGTCGAGCAGGAGGCCCGGCGGCTGGGGTACAGCCTGATCATCGGGAACGCCGGCGAGAGCCCGGAGCAGCAGGACGACCACATCCGCACCCTCCTCGACCGGCGCATCGACGGCCTGCTGGTCAGCTCGGCCGGCACCGGCTCGGCCATGCTCGGCGAGGCCGTCGCCGCCGGCACCCCGCTCGTGCTCCTCGACCGCGAGGTGCCGGGCGTCGCCGCCCCGTGCGTACGGGCGGAGGGGCGGGCCGCGCTGACGGAGCTGGCCGCGCACCTTGCGGCGCTGGGGCGGCGCCGGCCGGCCGTCATCGTCGCGCCGGCCGGCACGCCCGTCGGGGACGAGCGCCTGGAGTCCTTCCGCACGGCCCTCGCCGCGCACGGCATCCCCCTGCCGCCCGAGCGCATCGGCTCGTCGCCCGACCTGCGCCCGGAGGGCGGCAGGCAGGTGATGCGGCGGCTGCTGGACCTCGCGGAACCGCCGGACGCCGTGCTGGCCACCGACAACCTGATGGCGCTCGGCGCCCTGGACGAGGTGCGGGCGCGGGGGCTGCGCGTCCCCTCCGACGTGGCACTCGTCGCCTTCGACGACGTGGCGTGGTTCGCCCACCTCGACCCGCCGCTGACCGCCGTCGCCCAGCCGACGCGCGAGCTGGGCCGGGCCGCCGTGCACACGCTGCTGGAGCGGATCGAGGGGCGCGAGGCGCCGTCGGTGCTGCTCCCCGCGCACCTCGTGCGGCGCCGCTCGTGCGGCGAACCACCGACCGACTGA
- a CDS encoding sugar ABC transporter ATP-binding protein, with amino-acid sequence MTGVDDDVPGGRELLRVEGVTKSFPGVRALDGVDLSLRAGEVHVLLGENGAGKSTLIKMLSGVHRPDGGRILMDGREAAVRSAHDAERLGIATIHQEFNLVPGLTVAENIFLGRQPRTALGLIDKRTMRARAAELLRRVRLDVSPAAPVAGLGIARLQMVEIAKALSLDARVLIMDEPTAVLTSDEVGTLFAIVRELRDSGVGVIFITHHLDEIAALGDRVTVLRDGRSVAEVPATTDENELIRLMVGRDIAEQYPRERPAEPGAPLLRVRGLTRAPAFSDVGFDVRAGEVVGLAGLVGAGRTEVARALFGVDRYDAGTVEVDGRAPARGDVRAAMRAGVGLVPEDRKGQGLLLDASLGDNLTLARLEQDARGGFVDRRGQRRRAAEVAERLKVRMSGLEQTARTLSGGNQQKVVIGKWLLAGARLLILDEPTRGVDVGAKVEIYRLVNELTAAGCAVLMISSDLPEVLGMSDRVLVMAQGRIAGELSGERATQDAVMELAVRPVHTGNTYEASAMEGSDVG; translated from the coding sequence ATGACCGGCGTCGACGACGACGTACCGGGCGGCCGCGAACTGCTGCGGGTCGAAGGCGTCACCAAGTCGTTCCCGGGCGTCCGCGCCCTGGACGGGGTCGACTTGAGCCTCCGCGCGGGAGAGGTGCACGTCCTCCTCGGCGAGAACGGCGCCGGCAAGAGCACGCTGATCAAGATGCTCTCCGGCGTCCACCGGCCCGACGGGGGCCGCATCCTGATGGACGGCCGCGAGGCCGCGGTCCGCTCCGCGCACGACGCGGAACGGCTCGGCATCGCCACCATCCACCAGGAGTTCAACCTCGTCCCCGGACTGACCGTCGCCGAGAACATCTTCCTGGGCCGCCAGCCGCGCACCGCACTCGGGCTGATCGACAAGCGCACCATGCGCGCCCGGGCGGCCGAGCTGCTGCGCCGCGTCCGGCTGGACGTCTCCCCCGCCGCACCGGTCGCCGGGCTCGGCATCGCCCGGCTCCAGATGGTCGAGATCGCCAAGGCCCTGAGCCTGGACGCCCGCGTCCTGATCATGGACGAGCCGACGGCGGTGCTCACCTCCGATGAGGTGGGCACGCTCTTCGCCATCGTGCGCGAGCTGCGCGACAGCGGCGTGGGCGTCATCTTCATCACCCACCACCTGGACGAGATCGCCGCGCTCGGGGACCGGGTGACGGTGCTGCGCGACGGCCGTTCGGTGGCCGAAGTGCCCGCCACGACGGACGAGAACGAGCTGATCCGGCTGATGGTCGGCCGCGACATCGCCGAGCAGTACCCGCGCGAGCGGCCCGCGGAGCCCGGGGCGCCGCTCCTGCGCGTGCGCGGGCTGACCCGCGCACCCGCCTTCAGCGACGTCGGCTTCGACGTCCGGGCCGGGGAGGTCGTGGGCCTCGCGGGACTGGTCGGCGCGGGCCGTACGGAGGTGGCGCGGGCGCTGTTCGGCGTCGACCGCTACGACGCCGGGACCGTCGAGGTCGACGGCCGGGCGCCGGCGCGCGGCGACGTGCGGGCGGCGATGCGGGCCGGGGTCGGCCTCGTCCCCGAGGACCGCAAGGGCCAGGGCCTGCTGCTGGACGCCTCGCTGGGCGACAACCTCACCCTGGCCCGGCTGGAGCAGGACGCCCGGGGCGGGTTCGTCGACCGGCGCGGACAGCGCCGGCGGGCGGCCGAGGTCGCCGAGCGGCTCAAGGTGCGCATGAGCGGGCTGGAGCAGACCGCGCGCACCCTCTCCGGTGGCAACCAGCAGAAGGTCGTCATCGGCAAGTGGCTGCTGGCCGGGGCCCGGCTGCTGATCCTCGACGAGCCGACGCGCGGCGTCGACGTCGGCGCGAAGGTCGAGATCTACCGGCTCGTCAACGAGCTGACGGCGGCGGGCTGCGCGGTGCTGATGATCTCCAGCGACCTGCCCGAGGTGCTCGGCATGAGCGACCGGGTGCTGGTCATGGCCCAGGGCCGGATCGCCGGCGAGCTGTCGGGCGAACGGGCCACGCAGGACGCGGTGATGGAACTGGCCGTCCGGCCGGTGCACACCGGGAACACGTACGAAGCGAGCGCGATGGAGGGCTCCGATGTCGGCTGA